Proteins from a single region of Flavobacterium sp. YJ01:
- a CDS encoding putative DNA modification/repair radical SAM protein, producing the protein MVHERVMEKLAILADAAKYDVSCSSSAGQNKRKNQNKGLGDTGNGICHAYTEDGRCVSLLKILLTNHCIFDCAYCVSRKSNDIKRAGFTVQEVVDLTIGFYRRNYIEGLFLSSGIFDNPDYTMERLVRIAKKLRLEENFNGYIHLKAIPGASDELIKEAGMYADRLSVNVEMPTEKSLKLLAPEKNHADVIKPMEYLKNEIVGHKEEKKSNFKAPLFAPAGQSTQMVIGATQENDLEILGMANYFYEQMNMRRVYYSGYVPISYDNRLPAIGTPVPMIRENRLYQADWLIRFYGFNVNEIVGFDQPNLDLDIDPKLGWALRNLHQFPVDVNSADLELILRIPGIGVTSAKKIVSARKFKRLQPEDLKKLGIAYNRSKFFVAFSSPFYLQKDLTSIQIKEQILNIQNSKYQNNFSNQLSLFQ; encoded by the coding sequence ATGGTACATGAAAGAGTGATGGAAAAACTGGCAATTTTAGCAGATGCAGCCAAATATGATGTTTCTTGTTCATCTTCTGCAGGTCAGAACAAGCGAAAAAATCAAAACAAAGGATTGGGCGACACTGGAAACGGAATTTGTCACGCCTACACAGAGGACGGACGCTGTGTGTCACTTCTAAAAATCCTTTTAACCAATCATTGCATTTTTGATTGCGCTTATTGCGTTAGCCGAAAAAGCAACGATATAAAACGTGCTGGTTTTACGGTTCAAGAAGTTGTAGATCTTACCATTGGCTTTTATAGAAGAAATTACATTGAAGGTCTTTTTTTGAGTTCTGGCATTTTTGATAATCCAGATTATACAATGGAACGTTTGGTTAGAATTGCAAAGAAATTACGACTAGAAGAAAATTTTAATGGGTATATCCATCTAAAAGCAATTCCAGGCGCAAGCGACGAACTCATAAAAGAGGCCGGAATGTACGCCGATCGTTTAAGCGTAAATGTTGAAATGCCAACAGAAAAAAGCTTAAAATTATTAGCGCCAGAAAAAAATCACGCTGATGTAATTAAACCAATGGAATATCTGAAAAACGAAATTGTTGGCCATAAAGAAGAAAAAAAATCAAATTTTAAAGCGCCGCTTTTTGCTCCAGCCGGGCAAAGCACACAAATGGTAATTGGCGCAACTCAAGAAAATGATTTAGAAATTCTCGGAATGGCTAATTATTTTTACGAACAAATGAATATGCGGCGCGTTTATTATTCAGGCTATGTTCCAATTAGTTACGACAATAGACTTCCTGCAATTGGAACTCCGGTTCCGATGATTCGCGAAAACCGTTTGTATCAAGCCGATTGGCTAATTCGTTTTTATGGCTTTAATGTAAATGAAATTGTCGGTTTTGATCAGCCGAATTTAGATTTGGATATCGATCCGAAATTAGGATGGGCTTTGCGAAATTTACATCAGTTTCCTGTCGATGTAAATTCTGCAGATTTAGAATTAATTCTTCGTATTCCAGGAATCGGAGTTACGAGCGCCAAAAAAATTGTCAGCGCAAGAAAATTCAAAAGATTACAGCCAGAAGATTTGAAAAAATTAGGAATTGCTTACAATCGTTCGAAATTCTTTGTGGCATTTTCTTCTCCTTTTTATTTGCAGAAAGATTTGACTTCGATTCAAATAAAAGAACAGATTTTGAATATTCAGAACAGCAAGTACCAAAACAATTTTTCTAATCAGCTTTCTTTATTTCAATAA
- a CDS encoding TIGR03915 family putative DNA repair protein, with product MTLIIYDGTFEGWLTAVFEIYEYKFEDVFFAKDENSNALFFSKTHFVETDNAKANRVLKGLKQRLSPSGITNMYHAFFSELPQIEESLFRFATYVFSSSKNIEGDLSNNAVLNIQKAAHLTGKESHRMKAFVRFKLTKDNLYYAIVEPDCNVLPLIQKHFKNRYADQKWLIYDTKRKYGIYYDLENVSTVELTFDSNPSSSKFLAEISDEDEEFFQNLWRNYFKSVNIESRKNTKLHVQHMPKRYWKNLTEKIPNLKK from the coding sequence ATGACACTTATAATCTACGACGGAACTTTTGAAGGCTGGCTTACAGCTGTTTTTGAGATTTATGAATACAAATTCGAAGATGTCTTTTTTGCTAAAGATGAAAATTCTAATGCCTTATTTTTTTCAAAAACTCATTTTGTTGAAACCGATAATGCAAAAGCGAATCGCGTTTTGAAAGGTTTAAAACAACGCCTTTCACCAAGCGGAATTACCAATATGTATCATGCTTTTTTTTCTGAATTGCCTCAAATCGAAGAAAGTTTATTTCGTTTTGCGACCTATGTTTTTTCAAGTTCAAAAAACATTGAAGGAGATTTAAGCAATAATGCTGTTTTAAATATTCAGAAAGCTGCTCATTTAACCGGGAAAGAAAGCCACAGAATGAAAGCTTTTGTTCGTTTTAAACTAACAAAAGACAACTTATATTACGCCATTGTTGAGCCCGATTGCAATGTTTTACCGCTTATTCAAAAACATTTCAAGAATCGTTATGCAGACCAGAAATGGCTCATTTATGACACCAAACGCAAATACGGCATCTATTATGATCTTGAAAATGTTTCAACTGTCGAATTAACTTTCGATTCTAATCCTTCGTCTTCAAAATTTCTAGCCGAAATTTCAGATGAAGACGAAGAATTTTTCCAGAATTTATGGCGAAATTATTTTAAAAGTGTAAATATAGAATCCAGAAAAAACACCAAACTTCATGTTCAGCACATGCCAAAACGCTATTGGAAAAATTTAACCGAAAAAATACCTAACCTAAAAAAATAG
- a CDS encoding glycoside hydrolase family 130 protein — translation MRVSVVRKSIKFTPDSRRVVARYFMNGIERTQQMVLRIMTLEEKEVLQTLEQTLREFARRHRNISAVFFRHCERIRPIIEEMQIDFDSLSLDRKMLIGSYCTMEYAIESAAIFNPSIVEDFDQTGLEFGEKRVIISFRATGEGHISSIVFRRGILDRDNNLQIMKIGNHIDKAEIEHKTLFNKERFLTKLSEMHTTDKYIVQIMQDLPEEFEFAILKNMLTSALSDPTNREERKTALQEILWLANSFYDLQFKHDSDITERVIFPISDSESRGIEDARFVRFVDDDDSVRVMATYTAYNGHTILPKLISTEDFYSFRVMPLHGEGAQNKNLALFPRKIKGKYAMLARIDGVNNYIMYSDRATQWNTPILLQQPRFTWELTQIGNCGSPLWTDEGWLVITHGVGTMRRYCIGASLFDLDDPSKEIGRLSEPLLSPLEDEREGYVPNVVYSCGAIIHNNSLILPYAVSDYSSTYGVVDMKELLNALKRSNNK, via the coding sequence ATGCGAGTATCAGTAGTTCGAAAAAGTATAAAATTTACACCAGATTCCAGAAGAGTTGTTGCCAGATATTTTATGAATGGCATCGAACGAACCCAACAAATGGTGCTTCGGATAATGACGCTCGAAGAAAAAGAAGTTTTGCAGACTTTAGAACAAACGCTTCGCGAATTTGCAAGACGCCACAGAAATATTTCGGCAGTTTTTTTTAGACATTGTGAAAGAATAAGACCTATTATAGAAGAAATGCAAATTGATTTTGATTCGCTTTCTTTAGACAGAAAAATGCTTATTGGTTCTTATTGTACAATGGAATACGCGATTGAATCTGCGGCCATTTTTAACCCATCAATTGTAGAAGATTTTGATCAAACGGGTTTAGAATTTGGAGAAAAACGTGTTATTATTTCTTTTCGCGCCACGGGCGAAGGTCATATTTCGTCTATTGTTTTTAGAAGAGGAATTTTAGATCGAGATAATAATCTTCAAATAATGAAAATCGGTAATCATATTGATAAAGCCGAAATTGAACATAAAACGCTATTTAATAAAGAACGATTTCTAACCAAATTATCTGAAATGCATACTACGGACAAATACATTGTCCAGATTATGCAAGATCTTCCCGAAGAGTTTGAATTCGCAATTTTAAAAAATATGCTTACGAGTGCTTTGAGCGATCCGACAAATAGAGAAGAACGCAAAACGGCATTGCAGGAAATTTTATGGCTGGCAAATTCATTTTATGACTTACAATTTAAACACGATTCTGATATTACCGAACGTGTTATTTTTCCAATTTCCGATTCAGAAAGCCGTGGAATTGAAGATGCGCGTTTCGTTCGTTTTGTCGATGATGACGATTCTGTTCGCGTAATGGCAACGTATACAGCCTATAACGGGCATACAATTCTGCCTAAATTAATTTCTACCGAAGATTTCTACAGTTTTAGAGTAATGCCGCTTCATGGCGAAGGTGCACAAAATAAAAATCTGGCTTTATTTCCACGAAAAATAAAAGGCAAATACGCTATGTTGGCGAGAATCGACGGTGTTAATAATTACATTATGTATTCAGACAGAGCCACGCAATGGAATACGCCAATTCTGTTGCAGCAACCTCGTTTTACCTGGGAATTAACACAAATAGGAAATTGCGGTTCGCCACTTTGGACAGATGAAGGTTGGCTTGTAATTACACACGGAGTTGGTACAATGCGTCGTTATTGCATTGGCGCTTCGTTATTTGATTTGGATGATCCGTCAAAAGAAATTGGAAGACTTTCTGAACCTTTGCTTTCTCCGTTAGAAGACGAACGCGAAGGTTACGTGCCAAACGTGGTTTATTCTTGCGGAGCAATTATTCATAATAATAGTTTGATTTTACCTTATGCGGTTTCCGATTATTCTTCGACTTATGGAGTAGTTGATATGAAGGAATTATTAAATGCTTTGAAGAGAAGTAACAACAAATAG
- a CDS encoding DUF4494 domain-containing protein, producing MSVVWYECKVKYRKTDETGGQKVLTEPYLVDALSYTEAEKRINEEMAAYISEEFKITNIKVANYAEIHPFENADRWFKSKVSLIAYDEESGKERKTSMYMLVQANDVREAFDNTIHVMKNTMGEYSIPAISESPIMDVFPYFSGEEGETEMLERFNALKASKPERPEEEIVDYMEFETATEE from the coding sequence ATGAGTGTAGTTTGGTACGAATGCAAAGTAAAATATAGAAAAACAGACGAAACTGGCGGACAAAAAGTATTAACAGAACCTTATTTGGTTGATGCTTTGTCTTATACAGAAGCTGAAAAAAGAATCAACGAAGAAATGGCAGCTTATATTAGTGAAGAATTTAAAATCACGAATATAAAAGTGGCAAATTACGCCGAAATTCATCCGTTTGAAAATGCAGACAGATGGTTTAAGTCTAAAGTTTCTTTAATTGCTTACGATGAAGAAAGCGGTAAAGAGCGTAAAACGAGCATGTATATGCTAGTTCAAGCAAATGATGTTCGCGAAGCGTTTGACAATACGATTCATGTAATGAAAAATACAATGGGCGAATATTCTATTCCTGCAATTTCAGAATCACCAATTATGGATGTTTTTCCTTATTTCAGTGGCGAAGAAGGAGAAACAGAAATGCTGGAAAGATTTAATGCTTTAAAAGCTTCAAAACCAGAAAGACCAGAAGAAGAAATTGTCGATTACATGGAATTTGAAACCGCAACAGAAGAATAA
- a CDS encoding glycosyltransferase family 39 protein — MTKKTLILIGFIFLKFILQYVLISPEYDLQRDEYLHLDQANHIAWGFLSVPPVTSWFSCIILLLGNSVFWVKFFPALFGALTLLLVWKTIELLKGNLYALILGALCVLFSCLLRLNTLYQPNSLDVLCWTAVYYVLIRYIISEDTKWIYFGAIIFAFGFLNKYNILFLLFGLFPAIILSRQRKMLIKKQFYFALIFGLMLILPNLVWQYRNQFPIVHHMRELAETQLVNVDLASFIKEQILFFIGGLLVILAGLYAVIFYKPLKKFQVFFASFVFTLFIFIYFKAKAYYVIGLYPIYIAFGAVFLSEVLNEGWKRYLKPVFIALPILFFIPMYDIVFPNKSPEYIVAHSEKYQKLGMLRWEDGKDHQLPQDFADMLGWKELARKTDSLFALIPNQKETIVICDNYGQAGAINYYSKKGIKAVSFNADYVNWFNLKIQYKNLIRVKKFDENNEELKETGPYFEKAFIGGQITNQYAREYGTTIFVFTNAKIDINKRLEQEIKEEKNYKK; from the coding sequence ATGACCAAAAAAACACTGATTTTAATCGGGTTTATTTTTTTAAAATTTATTTTGCAATATGTTTTAATTAGTCCCGAATACGATTTACAGCGAGACGAATATCTGCATTTAGATCAAGCCAATCATATTGCTTGGGGATTTTTATCGGTTCCGCCTGTAACTTCCTGGTTTTCTTGCATTATTTTGTTACTTGGAAACTCTGTTTTCTGGGTTAAGTTCTTCCCTGCTCTATTTGGCGCATTGACTCTTTTGCTTGTCTGGAAAACAATCGAACTTTTAAAAGGAAATCTTTACGCTTTGATTCTAGGCGCTTTATGTGTTTTATTTTCGTGTTTATTGCGACTTAACACGTTATATCAACCGAATTCTTTAGATGTTTTGTGTTGGACAGCAGTTTATTATGTTCTGATTCGATATATCATTTCTGAAGATACAAAATGGATTTATTTTGGAGCTATTATTTTTGCTTTCGGTTTTTTAAACAAATACAACATCCTCTTTTTACTATTCGGATTATTTCCTGCCATTATACTTTCTAGACAAAGAAAAATGCTGATAAAAAAGCAATTTTATTTTGCCTTAATTTTTGGTCTAATGCTCATTCTACCCAATCTGGTTTGGCAATACAGAAATCAGTTTCCGATTGTGCATCATATGAGAGAATTGGCAGAAACGCAATTGGTAAATGTTGATTTGGCAAGTTTTATAAAAGAACAGATCCTCTTTTTTATTGGCGGTTTATTGGTCATTTTAGCTGGACTTTATGCCGTGATTTTTTATAAACCTCTCAAAAAATTCCAAGTCTTTTTTGCTTCGTTTGTTTTTACTCTTTTCATTTTTATTTACTTCAAGGCAAAAGCGTATTATGTAATTGGTTTGTATCCGATTTATATTGCTTTTGGCGCTGTTTTTTTGTCTGAAGTTTTAAACGAAGGCTGGAAACGTTATTTAAAACCAGTTTTTATTGCTCTTCCGATTTTATTTTTTATTCCGATGTATGACATTGTTTTTCCAAATAAAAGTCCCGAATATATAGTTGCACATTCTGAGAAATACCAAAAACTAGGAATGCTTCGTTGGGAAGATGGAAAAGATCACCAATTGCCTCAAGATTTTGCCGATATGTTGGGTTGGAAAGAATTGGCAAGAAAAACAGATTCTTTGTTCGCTCTGATTCCAAACCAAAAAGAAACTATCGTGATTTGCGATAATTACGGACAAGCCGGAGCGATTAATTATTATTCGAAAAAAGGAATTAAAGCCGTTTCTTTCAATGCCGATTATGTAAATTGGTTCAATCTCAAAATTCAATACAAAAATCTTATTCGTGTAAAAAAATTTGACGAAAACAACGAAGAATTGAAAGAAACTGGTCCTTATTTTGAAAAAGCCTTTATTGGCGGTCAGATTACAAACCAATATGCAAGAGAATACGGAACAACAATTTTTGTTTTTACGAATGCTAAAATCGACATCAATAAACGATTGGAACAAGAAATTAAAGAAGAGAAAAATTATAAAAAGTAA
- a CDS encoding DUF4269 domain-containing protein has product MIDFTDISYLKTGNQKQQSAFAVLTKYRVLENLTDFDPILVGTIPINIDVENSDLDIICCWKNKSEFIEKIKGLFAQESHFTIRENLINNQESVITNFHIDGFEIEIFGQNIPTQAQNGYRHMLVEAQILQSKDENFRLEIIKLKESGIKTEPAFGLLLGLNGNVYEELLDYKV; this is encoded by the coding sequence ATGATTGATTTCACCGACATTTCTTATTTAAAAACAGGAAATCAGAAACAGCAATCGGCATTTGCGGTTTTAACGAAATACCGTGTTTTAGAAAATCTTACAGATTTTGATCCTATTCTAGTCGGTACAATTCCGATAAATATCGACGTAGAAAATAGCGATTTGGATATTATCTGTTGCTGGAAAAACAAATCAGAATTCATAGAAAAAATTAAAGGTTTATTTGCGCAAGAAAGCCATTTTACCATTCGAGAAAATCTAATTAATAATCAAGAATCTGTTATTACAAACTTCCATATTGACGGTTTTGAAATTGAAATTTTCGGACAAAACATTCCTACTCAGGCGCAAAATGGTTACAGACATATGCTTGTTGAAGCTCAAATTCTTCAGTCAAAAGACGAAAACTTCCGATTAGAAATCATTAAATTGAAAGAAAGCGGCATAAAAACGGAACCTGCTTTTGGTTTGTTACTAGGCTTAAACGGAAATGTTTACGAGGAATTATTAGATTATAAAGTCTAA
- a CDS encoding exopolyphosphatase translates to MLTKNKPQILLFILASFFVSIHSFSQKSIYAGIEIGRRAIKVSVLDVNNIRKADYKILSFWTDRIPFADHIGANGQLTPEDINKTSVIVVDQLKKIRTDYKILDENIFIVAAPVFASASNVDVLKNKIKMLTDKNLDVLNVNEEAKTLVKGAMPPVDYANAFLLDIGAQTTKGGYIDELEDNKLEFVPLELDFGTMTLTDAVKKTVVNPNQANDMSTYQEKSFDFNPILRKKVKEMIDANPLLAKKDKVYLSGGAVWAFSTLYYNENVKEHYITLTMEDIINYDAILKNNFNKFTNLAKTNKEAERVLKTYDQAYLISANNILTTCLEGIPNLNAKKVYFVKDGQVTWLISYIADRSKKVNTNF, encoded by the coding sequence ATGCTTACAAAAAACAAACCCCAAATTTTACTTTTTATTCTAGCAAGTTTCTTTGTTTCTATTCATTCATTCTCTCAAAAAAGCATTTATGCTGGAATTGAAATCGGACGTAGAGCTATAAAAGTTTCTGTTCTTGATGTAAATAATATCAGAAAAGCCGATTACAAAATTCTTTCTTTCTGGACAGATAGAATTCCATTTGCAGATCATATCGGTGCTAACGGTCAATTGACTCCAGAAGACATCAACAAAACAAGTGTTATTGTTGTAGATCAATTGAAGAAAATTAGAACCGATTATAAAATTCTTGACGAAAATATCTTTATCGTTGCGGCACCCGTTTTTGCTTCTGCAAGCAATGTTGATGTTTTGAAAAACAAAATCAAAATGTTGACAGACAAAAATCTTGATGTTTTAAATGTTAATGAAGAAGCTAAAACGTTAGTAAAAGGCGCTATGCCTCCTGTTGATTATGCTAACGCTTTCCTTTTAGATATTGGAGCTCAAACTACAAAAGGCGGTTATATTGATGAACTTGAGGATAACAAATTAGAGTTTGTTCCTTTAGAACTAGATTTTGGAACGATGACACTTACAGATGCTGTAAAGAAAACGGTTGTAAATCCAAATCAAGCAAATGATATGTCAACATATCAGGAAAAATCTTTTGATTTTAATCCGATTCTTCGCAAAAAAGTAAAAGAAATGATTGATGCAAATCCGCTTTTGGCTAAAAAAGATAAAGTTTATTTATCTGGTGGAGCTGTTTGGGCTTTTTCAACGTTGTATTATAATGAAAACGTAAAAGAACATTATATTACTTTAACAATGGAAGACATCATTAATTATGATGCTATTTTAAAGAATAATTTTAACAAGTTTACCAACCTTGCTAAAACGAATAAAGAAGCAGAGAGAGTTTTAAAAACGTATGATCAGGCATATCTTATTTCGGCAAACAATATTTTGACAACTTGTCTTGAAGGTATTCCAAATTTAAATGCAAAGAAAGTATACTTCGTAAAAGACGGACAAGTTACTTGGCTGATTTCTTATATCGCAGATCGTTCTAAAAAAGTAAATACTAATTTTTAA
- a CDS encoding DUF1761 domain-containing protein yields MEINFYAFLISAVVTLVIGFIWYNPKVFGTIWMRENNFTQEELRSGNMLKIFGFTYIFALMISMTLMSLTIHQSGAVGMVGGPPLIASAKPSFAAFMADYGTAYRTFKHGALHGFMSGLFFAFPLIGINGLFERKSWKYIFIHAGYWMVSLTLMGGIICAFA; encoded by the coding sequence ATGGAAATTAACTTTTACGCATTCTTAATTTCGGCTGTCGTAACGCTTGTTATTGGTTTTATCTGGTACAACCCAAAAGTGTTCGGAACAATCTGGATGAGAGAAAACAACTTCACACAAGAAGAATTAAGAAGCGGAAATATGCTCAAAATTTTTGGGTTTACGTACATTTTTGCTTTAATGATTTCAATGACTTTAATGTCTTTGACAATTCATCAATCTGGAGCAGTAGGAATGGTTGGCGGACCGCCATTGATAGCAAGCGCTAAACCTTCTTTTGCTGCTTTTATGGCAGATTATGGCACCGCTTACAGAACATTCAAACATGGAGCTTTACACGGATTTATGTCTGGATTGTTTTTTGCTTTTCCGCTTATCGGAATTAATGGATTATTCGAAAGAAAATCTTGGAAATATATTTTCATTCACGCAGGATATTGGATGGTTTCACTAACATTAATGGGCGGAATTATCTGCGCTTTCGCATAA
- a CDS encoding GNAT family N-acetyltransferase — MNTTFSFQIYKSASLLPTEWNSLAENNIFLTREYLEVLENSSPVNMTCHFIGIFEETKLIGIVLTQFLFAEKLESFGERDKCLKTSVRNFALKNFASHVLFVGNNMLTGQNAFVFDPKIKQSKAIKTLHKAINQLKKDLKESGKKVHITSIKDFTAKEIEPLQAEFKNNYTFSTQPNMIFDINENWKTEQDYIDALSKKYRDQYKRARKKSEGIVKQQLSLSDIKQYEDIIYDLYFHVAKNAPFNTFFLARNHFSFFKEIMGESFLLYGYFLDEKLIGFNTLIKNGDVMDTYFLGYDESVQREKMLYLNMLYDMIAYSIKKGFREIVFARTALEIKSSVGAKPVKMYGLITHSNALINHNISRFFNYLEPKTEWQERNPFK; from the coding sequence TTGAACACAACTTTTTCTTTCCAAATTTACAAAAGCGCTTCTCTGCTGCCTACAGAATGGAATTCGCTTGCTGAAAATAATATCTTTTTGACAAGAGAATATCTTGAAGTTCTGGAAAACTCTTCTCCAGTAAATATGACTTGCCATTTTATTGGAATTTTTGAAGAAACAAAACTGATCGGAATTGTTCTAACGCAATTTTTATTTGCTGAAAAACTAGAATCTTTTGGAGAGCGCGATAAATGCTTAAAAACGTCTGTTCGTAATTTTGCTCTAAAGAACTTCGCATCGCATGTTTTATTTGTTGGTAATAATATGCTAACTGGACAGAACGCTTTTGTTTTTGATCCAAAAATCAAGCAATCAAAGGCGATTAAAACTCTTCATAAAGCAATTAATCAACTGAAGAAAGATTTAAAAGAAAGCGGAAAAAAAGTTCATATAACGAGTATAAAAGATTTTACTGCAAAAGAAATCGAACCTTTACAAGCTGAATTTAAAAACAATTATACGTTTTCAACTCAGCCAAATATGATTTTTGACATCAATGAAAACTGGAAAACAGAGCAAGATTACATTGATGCTTTGTCTAAAAAATACCGAGATCAATACAAACGTGCACGAAAAAAATCGGAAGGGATTGTAAAACAGCAATTGTCTCTTTCTGATATTAAGCAATACGAAGATATTATTTATGATTTGTACTTTCATGTGGCTAAAAATGCGCCTTTTAATACTTTTTTTCTAGCTAGAAATCACTTTAGTTTTTTCAAAGAAATTATGGGAGAAAGTTTTCTTCTTTACGGTTATTTTTTAGATGAAAAATTAATTGGTTTCAATACTTTGATAAAAAACGGCGACGTAATGGATACTTATTTTTTAGGTTATGACGAAAGTGTTCAGCGCGAAAAAATGCTTTATTTAAATATGCTGTACGATATGATCGCCTATTCTATTAAAAAAGGCTTTCGAGAAATTGTTTTTGCCAGAACAGCGCTAGAAATCAAAAGTTCTGTTGGAGCAAAACCAGTAAAAATGTATGGTTTAATTACGCACAGTAATGCATTAATTAACCATAACATTTCTAGGTTTTTTAATTATTTGGAACCGAAAACAGAATGGCAGGAAAGAAATCCATTTAAATAA
- a CDS encoding diacylglycerol kinase family protein — protein MKKNILFVVNPISGDLDKTDLIGSVEEFATTNHFDLEVYETTGKNDIKNIQTLYDKFLPERIIVAGGDGTIKMVAEAVEEHDVIIGILPAGSANGLSVDLNLPEGIEQNLKVAFLNHYIEMDMICINGKKSIHLSDLGLNANLVKNYEESDVRGFWGYALQAFTTLKESEEPFVATISANNKVVEHTARMIVVANSQKYGTGVIINPNGSMNDGKFELVILKSLDLLLIGKIITGNMPIDSDDIIIISTDKAEIKTDYPVNFQIDGEYCGAQKSLEIHILHKQMKIAVP, from the coding sequence TTGAAAAAGAATATCCTATTTGTTGTCAATCCGATATCGGGTGACCTTGATAAAACCGATTTAATTGGTTCTGTCGAAGAATTTGCAACCACAAATCATTTTGATCTGGAAGTTTATGAAACGACTGGAAAAAATGATATTAAAAATATTCAGACGCTTTATGATAAATTCCTCCCAGAGCGAATTATTGTCGCTGGTGGAGACGGAACTATCAAAATGGTTGCTGAAGCTGTTGAAGAACATGATGTTATTATCGGGATTTTACCGGCCGGTTCGGCAAACGGGCTTTCGGTAGACTTAAATCTTCCTGAGGGAATTGAACAAAATTTAAAAGTTGCCTTTTTAAATCATTACATCGAAATGGATATGATTTGTATTAACGGCAAAAAAAGCATCCATTTAAGCGATCTTGGTTTGAATGCCAACTTGGTTAAAAACTACGAGGAAAGCGATGTTAGAGGCTTTTGGGGATATGCCTTGCAAGCTTTTACGACACTTAAAGAATCAGAAGAGCCTTTTGTGGCAACTATTTCTGCCAATAATAAAGTTGTAGAACATACAGCAAGAATGATCGTTGTGGCTAATTCGCAAAAATACGGAACTGGCGTAATCATAAATCCAAACGGTTCTATGAATGATGGAAAGTTTGAATTGGTGATTTTAAAAAGTCTCGATTTATTATTAATCGGAAAAATTATTACTGGCAATATGCCAATTGATTCAGACGATATTATCATTATTTCGACAGATAAAGCAGAAATAAAAACCGATTATCCTGTAAATTTTCAAATCGATGGCGAATATTGCGGAGCACAGAAATCTTTAGAAATTCATATTTTACACAAACAAATGAAAATCGCTGTGCCTTAG
- a CDS encoding App1 family protein → MKPILQLYRGYANEQELIVMGHVLRRENNYDFQRKNLKNARSILNLFRIKTIKNFDVYLHYNDQTIHTKTLEDGYFNFCIPLEKETHFGWMPYEVSLKYNNETTICKGSFIRPHKGKLGIISDIDDTFLISHTNNFFKKIYILLFRNVNDRKVFKDVVSHYQALSSAGRQNTEEVNAFFYISSSEWNLYRFIAKFTKINKLPKAVFLLKDIKRGITDFFMSGRGNHDHKYEKIKHVVEFYPTLKYVLMGDDSQHDPVLYERICKIFPVTVIAVYIRQTGKSQKKEVTKILKNLESLNVSVCYFKDSSQAIEHSRSIGIIK, encoded by the coding sequence ATGAAACCAATTCTACAATTATATCGAGGTTATGCTAATGAACAAGAATTAATTGTAATGGGACACGTTTTAAGAAGAGAAAACAATTATGATTTTCAGAGGAAAAACTTAAAAAATGCCCGCTCAATTCTCAATTTATTCAGAATAAAAACCATTAAAAACTTTGACGTTTATCTTCATTATAATGACCAAACAATTCATACTAAAACTTTAGAAGACGGTTATTTCAATTTTTGTATTCCGTTAGAGAAAGAAACTCATTTTGGATGGATGCCGTACGAAGTAAGTCTAAAATACAACAATGAAACTACAATCTGTAAAGGCAGTTTTATTCGGCCTCACAAAGGAAAACTCGGAATTATATCGGATATTGATGATACTTTTTTGATTTCACACACGAATAACTTTTTCAAAAAAATTTACATTTTATTGTTTAGAAATGTAAACGACCGAAAAGTTTTTAAAGATGTTGTTTCGCATTATCAAGCATTGAGTTCCGCTGGACGTCAGAATACAGAAGAAGTGAATGCTTTTTTCTACATCTCAAGCAGTGAATGGAATTTGTACCGATTTATTGCAAAATTTACTAAAATAAACAAATTGCCAAAGGCTGTTTTTCTACTGAAAGATATTAAAAGAGGAATTACCGATTTTTTTATGAGTGGCAGAGGAAACCATGATCATAAATATGAGAAAATAAAACATGTTGTAGAATTTTATCCTACTTTGAAATACGTTTTAATGGGCGACGATTCGCAACACGATCCAGTTTTGTACGAGCGAATCTGCAAAATATTTCCAGTAACTGTTATAGCGGTTTATATTAGACAAACTGGTAAATCTCAGAAAAAAGAAGTGACTAAAATTTTAAAAAATTTAGAAAGTTTAAATGTTTCTGTTTGTTATTTTAAAGACAGCAGCCAAGCAATTGAACATTCTAGATCTATCGGGATTATTAAGTAG